In one Gopherus evgoodei ecotype Sinaloan lineage chromosome 1, rGopEvg1_v1.p, whole genome shotgun sequence genomic region, the following are encoded:
- the LEP gene encoding leptin: MRCPSLPLCGLLCVWLPLFYSRPVKIDKVKTDTKNLTRTIIARIQEHQLFPLNLKINGLDFIPGEQPLESLDSMDKTLQIFQRILPSLLMENMPVAQIFNDIENLRSLIQTLGSHLGCTFHKSSNLDALGNLTELLTTSPYTTAVVALDRLQKCLHSIVKHLDHIQSC, from the exons atgcGGTGTCCCAGCTTgccgctctgtgggctgctctgCGTTTGGCTGCCTCTCTTCTACAGCCGGCCAGTGAAAATCGACAAGGTCAAGACCGACACCAAAAACCTCACACGAACCATCATAGCCCGGATCCAGGAGCACCAG CTCTTCCCTCTGAACTTGAAGATAAATGGACTTGACTTCATCCCTGGAGAGCAACCCTTGGAGAGCTTAGACTCCATGGACAAGACCTTGCAGATATTCCAGAGGATCCTGCCCAGCCTGCTCATGGAAAACATGCCAGTAGCACAAATCTTCAACGACATAGAGAACCTCCGGAGTCTGATCCAGACCTTGGGTTCTCACCTCGGTTGCACCTTCCACAAATCCTCTAACCTGGATGCTCTGGGGAATCTGACAGAGCTGCTGACTACCTCTCCTTACACCACTGCCGTGGTGGCGCTGGACCGGCTCCAGAAGTGCCTGCACAGCATCGTCAAACATCTGGATCACATTCAGAGCTGCTAG